CTTTTGTGAGTGTTAAATTTTACATCATAATCTTTTTCATTCTTGGACcagattttattcccagtagaagataaacaatgTCAGaaatgaaacggagacgtttcaccatgtgatgaaaatatgagctgatagtgaatctgatgcagcaacatgttggaacaggagcaacaaaaggctggaaaagtacctggtacaaaccagaaacacctggaggagcattggacaactaatcaggttacctggtaacCGGTTTAAAGAAGCATTTCCTCTGTGGGAGAGCTGGATGACGTCCCAGCTGAGCTCTCATTGCAAACCCATCTCTTAGAGCTACTATACGTGTGTTTTAGTgtgtattaaaaatatatgaCATAAATACCTCACAGCTGTTCTGTGATGAGTCCATCTGAATCGTTTCAACAAAATCTGGaagggaaataaagaaaaatcagaaaaacgTCTACtaagacaaatatatatatatatatatatatatatatatatatatatatatatatatatatatatatatatatatcaatggAATGTGTCTCAACAAAAGtgtaattatatttacatacatgtttcTCTGGTCCTTTTTATGCATTGATACTTTCGACATACAATCAAGGCAGCCAGCACCAGCAAAACACCCCCAACAACTCCAAGAGCTACGATAGTAGCTGTGACAATATTCCAATCTATagggaataaaaacaagaaatttacagttttaatattttacaattaTAGACACATCAAATCCATGCAAACGTATAGAAATGCCTCAGCCTGTAATATTTATTGTGCCTACTTCATGGGACAATGAGGGAAATGTGGTGGGCGGAGGGTAAACTCATGTTTACTTTTATAACTACTATTACTGTCTGAAAGTCTTTTATGTTAACTCTaggtattttattttgaaacttCCGTGTTAGTGATGTTACTTCCTTCCTTCCTGAGTGATCCTCTGATGGGATGCTCAGCTCCTTTCAGAGAGCCGACTCTTTTTGCTCGGTTCCCAAAGCAGAGCCGGCTCTTTTGCTCCCAaacggctcttaatttagcatctttttagccccataatttacattaacttctcaaaaatggatgaattgtgttttgaaaaccgTTTTTTTGTTCAGCATTCTTACGAGAAACCTTATATTTGCCTcgttttgtgcatttattctgatacaaaaccacttaCTGTTGTTTactatttcaacaaaaatcatttattgcacaaatgagcaacaaacagcaacaaatccacaaaaccaAACTCAAAGCAGCTTTAATGGTTGGCATCTAGCAGCAAGCTCTGGCAGTAAATTGTGAAGCCTACACTTTCCGGGAATGACGACGCGCATGATGCTGTCAAGATGGcgacgagcttcacttttgctcttcagaaacctacgggtgacgtcacaaaggctccgtccatcttttatacacAGTTTATGGTTGGCATACAGAAAATAAGATGCCTTATTCTGAAAGGGCTGTTCCGGTGTCCCCCCTCTGTGAGTCGGGTTTGATGACGTGATACACTCTCTCACTACTAACCTCATGGCTGACTGCTGTCTCACTCAGTGTAGCCGTCTTTTATCTCCTTGTTGTCCAGATGCACTTCAGTGTAATTTGACACAGCTGTTCATGCGTGGTTCAAGGTGGTGCAGTTGCGGGCTGCGCCCACTAGAGGGCGCCAGAGACCACTAGATAGAGATTTAAACTCTCTACCTGTGTTATTAAAACTTTACCTAACTGGATTTTGGTTGAATTATGGCTCATTTGGCGTATTTGACTGAGTTAGTCGAATATGTCcagtatttatttgttatgtaaTCTCATAAAATTGTAcagtaatattaatattttttgtactttgtttcttttatagaccacacacacacacacacacagaggcaaacCCATACCATCCTGTAACCCCACTCAACAGTAAAGTGTTGAAGGAATTGCTTTCTTTGTGCCCTTCCCTCTGACCGGAGCTCTGACCAAGGAATCTGTCAAACCAGTAACATCCCCTCAGAGAGTCCCACTCTATCACACTGTTGTTTTCTATCCTATTTTCTCTACTATTTTACCAAAGAATGTCTTTTTCTACTATTCTCTGTGTATGTGCTTTGTATTTTCTAAGTgtgatgtatttctgtgtgtttcagggactgcagatggaaatCAGCGTCAATCTGGTACAAAGTGTTTTTTCTGTGATCCGTGCTGCTGTACACGCTCCCTGTTCCATAAACTGGAAGTAGAAAtcctcaccatccttccacaccGATGGAGACGAGCTGCTAACAGGAAGAACTAGTCTCCATCAGACTGAACTAAGCGTACCTGATCCATGAGGTGGACACAGCTGGGTGGAGTTGATGGAGGTGGTTTCAGTACTGACGGGGTTATTTGCCTCACAGGTGTAGCTGGATTTATTCTCTCTGTTAATCTCCAAAAGGAGGGTGGGACTGATGGAGATGTTGTTGTTGCTTGTCTGGCTTATTTGTTTCTCTCCTTGGTACCAAGTCAGGGTTACATCCGGTCCATTCTCCACAGAACAGCTGACGTAGCAGGTCCCATCGCTGGTCGGCTCTGCTGTGATGTTTGGAACAGAAACGGTTTCtacaagaaagaaatatttagttAGTTCATGTAGATGATAAGGAAGCTAAAAACCTGAACAGTCAGAAGGTCTCGGGTCAGGACTTCTGATGATACCCTTTTCAAATGATTTTACTATTGAATGAACTTTATTAATAAAGATCAGGGGTTACGATGGTCTGTCAGTCCATGACTGCTTCTCAGCTTCACTGTAACCTGCTTTTCTTCTGCTTCCTCGATAGAAATCccattttcttctcttcactgaTGAACATGACTCCGTTTGTTTTCATATTACTCTGAGTTTTCTGTCCTGAAGCTTTGAAGCTTATTCAGTGCTGCTGGTAGAAGACTTACCGTAGACAGTAAGGAGGTATTGTCTCAGAACATGAGGCTCGCTGCCCTTCCAAATCTTCACACAATAAAACCCCGTCAGGCTTTTTGTGACTCTGAGGAAGACAAGGTCTCCAGTGGTTGGATCCATCTTCAGAATACCTTTGTAGCTTTCACTGATTGTGACTATAAAATCTTTCCACTGAGCGATCTGATCTCCAGCAAAATCTTGACCCTGTGTCCACATGACGTTGTGGTCTTTCTCTAGTTCCTGTAGTCCAGAATCCAGAGTTATGTTGTTTCCTTCCAGAACATTAATACGAATGGGTCCATTGtctagaaaatcacaaaaaataatacagaattACAGGTAATTAATTCATATCTACATCCAGAAAATgatctaaaatgtaaattatgacAAAAATCCACGATATGACGAAGTCATTTAAAGTCTTAGAGATGAGAAGTTCTTTTACAAACAGCTGCAACCTCCTTGGATATGGAAGCAACTAGTGGTGTTCCGATCGATCGGACACCGATCATTTTTCGGCCGATATCCGTAAAAAAGTATGTGATCGGTGTTCGCCGATCAATGCCTTTTGTTGCCGATCACAAAATCTGACCACCTATATTTCCtactctgcaacctgcagaagCGCTGCGGGCAGTGTCATAGCTCCCGCTTTCCTCCACAATGTGCATGCGCGCGGTTGCAAATCCAAAGCAAACATGTCTGCCGTGTGGAAGTTTTACACCGTGTGTGAGAGTGATGTAAAGTTTGCATCCTGCAACACGTGCAACGCAAAAGTACATCGCGGGGAAGTACGTCAAAATCCTTGAATACAACGAATCTAATAcggcatttaaagaacaaacacttgaCGGAGTACGCTGAATTTTCGAGGCTCACTGCACAGAATGAAAGGAAGACGCTGGTGCAGCCAGAGCGCAGCTAACGATTACCAACACTCGTCCGTATGAGCGTGACAGTCAagcaaataaccacaaaaataattaagttaATCGGCCTTGACGACCAACCGTTCTCAGTGGTGGAGGACGCCTATTttacttggcttttttttttggcaatattaagaatttgttttactttcttatttagCCTGATGAGAGCCttatgtgttttcagtctgttaaaatataGTACTACTGATTACTGAAAGATAGCGCATTGTACTATGTACATGTTATTGTCTAAATTAGGGGGATTTTATGGttccttttccacatcaaatAGTCAGCAGTGCTTATAAGAAAATTACAGCCAATCCATGTGATTATCGGTGATCGGCAGTGATCGGCACTCGTGGGTAATCGGTATCGGAATCGGCAACAAAAAACCTGATCGGAGCATCCCTAGAAGCAACACATTTGactgcattaaaacagacaaGAAAAGCCTGGAAAAGTCATGGCTGAGCAGTCAGAAGATGATCAACTAAACATAAATCTTGTTAGAAATCTTGTTAGAAAACTTACCCATGACGATCAAGGTGAAACTTTGACTAAAAATTCTTGTTCCTTTAAAAATCTGAACCAGAAAGACTCCGCTGTCATGGACAGTGAGGTTAGAGATGGTGATTGATCCAGTTTCCACATCTGTGTGCAGCCGGCCTTCAAATCTGGTTCCATTTACCTGAGTAACTTCACCGTTGGTGACGATGGTGATGTTTATAACAGGATGATGTCGGCCAAAGGTCCAAAAATAGTTCATAACCTGAAGTCCTGTTGTGTTAACGTTCAGAGTCACAGTCTCTCCATCTCGTTTTATTACTGAGTCTGTTACATAGAAGAGCCCTGAAAGAAAGAACatggaataaaattaataaaatgtcttttataaAACAACATCACAGTTTCAAcaaacatataaatgtaaaaaagctTGAATTAAATAATCAGTCTGTATGAGCTGAGGACGGGAGAGGCAccaaatgatttgtttttaactaataaagGTCTCCATGCAgtaaaatctgattaaaagtttagtttaaacCAGCTGCTGGACGTTTTTTAAGGAGAGGAAGGTTGTCCCATCCTGGTCGGGTTTAAGTCTAATAACCTGCTATGAGGTTTAGATCCGTGTCACTGTCAATATAATCTgtaatcatttttactttgtcttaggctgagtttatttaatattaaaaatatgcaaatgcaGAACTGTACACATGCTGCACCGTACAATATGACGTTGTTAATGAGCGTCTTTAAAAAGAACAGCAAATCTGACCATAATGTTCCACAATAAAACCACAGCAACCCTTCAGAGATCCATCACGTCTGAGTTTGCATCGTAGTTTCTGAACAGATAAAATCTGCCGATCTGAGAGCTAATAAATCGGTGCAGAGACGTAAAAACACCACAAAGAGAAGTGTGTTGCAGTGAGTCGAGAGGTTATAAAGGACAGGCTTGATTCGACCAGCTCCAGTGGAAAGAATAAGAGCCATTTTCACACCTAAATCCACGATGATGGATTTCTCATAGGTGGCTGCAGCGGTGCTgtcagcaggaaaacatttgtTACCTTTTATAGCCCACGTTTCTATTGGAAATAACAATAATCTACTTTTTATGCTGTTTCTAATGTGAAAATTACCTCATAAAACGGAAAGTAATACTTGCTGTCTGAAAGACTTCACagtacatccgtcatttctctgttatgatggtggGACTTGGAGAAGCTTGATGGGAAAGACCAGCCGGTGGTtctatggatggacttgagaTTAAACACAGCAACCCACGGACGTGGCCTCCGTGGAGAATGAGTGTGTTTAAACACACTCTTTTTCCGGTGAGAGCGTTCCACACCCACACTTCTCCTgccttcttttttaaacttgcgACAGtccagctgcattttgcaccaacgtgtctgctctagtagagaaggtcctgccaacaacaagactttggggtaaatatgtgacggtgtgaaccatgaaccgcaagtttcctccttctcagctgatccatgaACACACGCAGCAATTTAtcactgcagcacaaacacacacacttcaatgataaaaggaaaaagctgtttttatccagatcatcagttttatcagagtttcttcatcaatgtcgactgtttaacttcagtcgtcacatctgctgcttttaggacagaaatgatcaccatggagacggttcgTGAGATGATGATagatgaattctgaattatgatctagaacatggtggagatgatttagaacaacatgtAGAAGTAGGTGCTGcgtttactgaccattggacatctgacgtttacccaagagaagctCAGTTAAcggtaaatatttgtagcatcggctcgttCTGGTGATACGATGCAGTAAAAACGTGCAGATTTCAGGAATAGttgcgaatggtgattaatcattttgaaattatttgaaatttgtgaTTAATTAACTGTAATTACTCTGAttaaagttttaatcatttaatagccctaatatatatttataaaacctgaTCTGATGCAGTTACACCAGTCTGTAGGCACCAGAAAGAAATTCCAGTTTCTTTCATGACAGATTTCCTCTCTGCAGCATGGCTTTAACTACAAGGATGTGCTTCAGCTTTGtctgctgaaatctgcaaggccttctcTGAAACAGACGTCTATGTGGGAGCAGGTGGTGCTTTAAAACATGTTCACAGGCTACCTGGAACCCAGGCAGTTGGAGAATCAcacctgtttttaatgcagcgCCACCT
The Melanotaenia boesemani isolate fMelBoe1 chromosome 4, fMelBoe1.pri, whole genome shotgun sequence genome window above contains:
- the LOC121638497 gene encoding SLAM family member 5-like isoform X2; the protein is MLRMLLITGLFYVTDSVIKRDGETVTLNVNTTGLQVMNYFWTFGRHHPVINITIVTNDNGPIRINVLEGNNITLDSGLQELEKDHNVMWTQGQDFAGDQIAQWKDFIVTISESYKGILKMDPTTGDLVFLRVTKSLTGFYCVKIWKGSEPHVLRQYLLTVYETVSVPNITAEPTSDGTCYVSCSVENGPDVTLTWYQGEKQISQTSNNNISISPTLLLEINRENKSSYTCEANNPVSTETTSINSTQLCPPHGSDWNIVTATIVALGVVGGVLLVLAALIVCRKYQCIKRTRETYFVETIQMDSSQNSCEGSEDHLLNGNTRQTYDALDST
- the LOC121638497 gene encoding carcinoembryonic antigen-related cell adhesion molecule 21-like isoform X1, with product MLRMLLITGLFYVTDSVIKRDGETVTLNVNTTGLQVMNYFWTFGRHHPVINITIVTNGEVTQVNGTRFEGRLHTDVETGSITISNLTVHDSGVFLVQIFKGTRIFSQSFTLIVMDNGPIRINVLEGNNITLDSGLQELEKDHNVMWTQGQDFAGDQIAQWKDFIVTISESYKGILKMDPTTGDLVFLRVTKSLTGFYCVKIWKGSEPHVLRQYLLTVYETVSVPNITAEPTSDGTCYVSCSVENGPDVTLTWYQGEKQISQTSNNNISISPTLLLEINRENKSSYTCEANNPVSTETTSINSTQLCPPHGSDWNIVTATIVALGVVGGVLLVLAALIVCRKYQCIKRTRETYFVETIQMDSSQNSCEGSEDHLLNGNTRQTYDALDST